AAGGCGCAGGGGGTTTCCTGGAAAGCTGACTCCAATGGAAATTAGAGAGCAGGATGTTTACTAGGGAGTGCCTTTAGGATCAGCGcctgaggaagggaagggaaaggaagggaaggaagctgGACTGCAATTCAGACCCCATGAAGGCCTCAGCCAGGCACCAGGGAGCTCTGGAGTTGGGCGGGCCCTTCACTTATCCCAGTTGAGGTGAGGGAGCCTGACCTTTCTCCATGCATCGGGGATACCGGCTGCCCTTGAAAGGAGGCATGATCTTGGGTGAGGCAGTTATCTTCAGCCACGATAATTCCCCAAGAGAATTGATAGCTGAGACCTATCAGCTGACAACCCCTCCAGCATCTGGGGCAATCAGCTTTCCTTTCCCAAAGGGAGATCTGGGCCGCACAACACAGAGTCCACTGGGCACTGACTCACCGGGGTTCTCCCTGCCCTGCTGTTCACTCAAGGCTGAGGACAGTCAGGCTCCCTGGGCCTCTGTCTCTCCTCATCCAggctgtggtttaaaaaaaaaaaatcagcttaaaTGTGTTGAGTAGTTCATATGTGCAACATCTTTGAtactagaaaggaagaaaaatatatatatattttaaattttatgaatgtttattgatcatttgtgtttcttttgtggatatttttaatattccttatacttaaaaccattttttctattttaatttttgtgggtatgttGTAGGTGtatgtggggtacatgagatgttttgatacagacatgcaatgcaCAATAATCACGTTATGTAAAATGgggtaggccgggtgtggtggctcatgcctgtaatcccagcactttggaggccgaggcgggcaggagtttgagatctgcctggccaaaatggcgaaaccccatctctactaaaaatacaaaaattagtcaggtgtggtggtgggtgcctataatcccagctacttgggaggctgaggcaggagaatcgcttgaacctgggagtcggaggttgcagtgagccgagatcatgccactgcactccagcctgggcaacagagcgagactccatctcaaaaaaaaaaaagaaaaagaaaaagaaaaaaagaaaaatatattagttCTTATTAATTGGTTTATTTGATTAATGAGAGTGTTTATTCatccaaaatgtaaaattttagatacagtatatattttaagatgtATCTGAAAGTGTAATAATGTGTTCTGATGTTATTGCTTTTCAGTGGGATCCGCGAGGAAGATGTTAAGACCTCTAATAATATTTAAGAGCAAAATTAGCACAGCTCCAGCCCATGGGCAAGTTAGAGACAGGAGTGGTGTCTGTGGAGTGGAGGAAAGCAGAGGCTGCCGCTGACCATCCTGCAGCCCTCGCTCTGGCTGCTCACAGCTCTCCACCTTCTCTGGACTTCGTCACTTCAGTGTGAGtagaaaactttttatttatttatttatttatttattgtttatttatttatttatttttatttttttaaagaagtaagcctttatttccttgttttgcaAATAAAGCTGGCTAAGTTGGTTGCTTTTTGGTGATTAGTCAAAGAGACCAAATCCCATATCCTCGTCCGACTCCTCCGACTCTTCCTTGGCTTCAACCTTAGCTggggctgcagcagcagcaggagcagctgTGGTGGCAGCAGCCACAGGGGGAGCAGCCACAAAGGCAGATGGATCAGCCAAGAAGGCCTTGACCTTTTCAGCAAGTGGGAAGGTGTAATCCGTCTCCACAGACAAGGCCAGGACTCGTTTGTACCCGTTGATGATAGAATGGGGTACTGATGCAACAGTTGGGTAGCCAATCTGCAGACAGACACTGGCAACATTGCGGACACCCTCCAGGAAGCGAGAATGCAGAGTTTCCTCTGTGATATCAAGCACTTCAGGGTTGTAGATGCTGCCATTGTCGAACACCTGCTGGATGACCAGCCCAAAGGAGAAGGGGGAGATGTTGAGCGTGTTCAGCAGCGTGGCTTCGCTGGCTCCCACTTTGTCTCCAGTCTTGATCAGCTGCACATCACTCAGGATTTCAATGGTGCCCCTGGAGATTTTAGTGGTGATACCTAAAGCCTGGAAAAGGGAGGTCTTCTCGGGCCCGAGACCAGTGTTCTGGGCTGGCACAGTGACTTCACATGGGGCAATGGCACCAGCACGGGCAGCAGCTGGCACCTTATTGGCCAGCAACATGTCCCTGATCTCACTGAAGTCCTCCTTGGTGAACACAAAGCCCACATTCCCTCGGATATGAGGCAGCAGTTTCTCCAGAGCTGGGTTGTTTTCCAGGTGCCCTCGGACAGCCTTGCGCATCATGGTGTTCTTGCCCATCAGCACCACGGCCTTCCCGCGAAGGGACATGCGGATCTGCTGCATCTGCTTGGAGCCCACATTGTCTGCTCCCACGATGAAACATTTCGGATAATCATCCAATAGTTGGATGATCTTAAGGAAGTAGTTGGACTTCCAGGTCGCCCTGTCTTCCCTGGGCATCTCGGCGGTGCGTCACGGATTGCCACGCAGGGTTTAAAGACGATGTCACTTCCACGAGGACGCCTGGCGAGagaagctatttatttatttttgagacggagtcccgctctgtcacccaggctggagtgcagtggcacaatctcagctcactgcaagctccgcctcccgggttcacaccattctcccgagtagctgggactataggcgcccgccaccatgcccagctaattttttgtatttttagtagagacagagtttcaccgtgttagccaggatggtctcgatctcctgacctcgtgatcctcccgcttcagcctcccaacgtgctgggattacaggcatgagccatcgtgtccAGCCCGTGAGTAGTTAACTTTTAAGGAGCTGGAGGACTGATCTCAGTAAGCCAGTGACCACCGCCTGCATGTTCAAGAAAATAATCAAAGTGAGTCTTTGATAACCTTCCTCTGTTTTTCTTGCAGATAACAACTCAAATTgacttaaacaaaaagaaaagatattggtTCATGTTCCTCAAAAGCCTAGGTGGCCTCAGGAAGGGCTGAATCCAAGGGTTCAAAATATCATATTGGCTTTGCCTCATCTCAGTTCCTCCATTTTTCAGAAGGCTCTTCTCTCCCAGTGGAAGGTGGATGTTGCAGCTCCAGATTTTTTTATGTTCAGCTGGAAAGAGCAAACCCATTTTCCAGGAGCTTGAGCAAAAGTCCTGAGGTTTGATCAGCTTCAGCAGCCCACAGTCATGTGACTGCCTCAGCCAATTACCGTGGCCAGGAGAATGAGCTATGTTAATTGTCATGCATTGCAACCCTGGATTCTGGGATAGagttcctcccttctccccttcaaCATATGGAATGACCCAAATCAAAGTTAGAAACTGTGGAGAGAAGGGGGTGGCAGACACAGCTAACTGCTGTGGTAGATTTTGGGGGACTGGAGCTCAGTGTCTTCCACCCTTCTTCTGTGGTGCCTTCCTGTAATTGCAGGGGATTGAGAGCTCACAATCACATTTCCCAGACTCTCTTGCAGCTATAATTTCTGCTGTAACTTGATTCTGCCCATTGGATGCTCTCCTGTGACATTTAAATGGCTGAAGTTGGGGGGTGGGCAAGATTCTCTTAGACAATTTGGTTGGGGAAATGTTTAGTTTCTCTGCAGTAGCCAAAGTGGACATCTCAGTGTCTGGTCCCTGGCCTTGTGGGTGTTAAGAGGCAGGCTGAGTCACCTTTTGGGTGGTGTGCCCTATGGTGGGCACCGTGTAGTCATTGAGCTGGCAACACTCCTGGGGGCTTCCTGAGTTTGGCCATGGAAGTCTGGCTATGGAGCCCTCGGCTTTCTGAGCACAGACCAAGTAGCAGCTCGGTTGGTGGCCCAGGTCTGCAGGGTGACCATTAAGATTTCTTCAGCTTCCACAGCAATTTTGTGGGCCAATTAAGACTCAGAAACAAATTCCTCTTGCTTTGCTTAGCAAGAATGAACTGAATTCTTGCACCTGAGCCATTCTGTGCACTCGAACCCTCTCCCCATCCCTTCAGCTGTCTCCTCCATGCCACCCCCTCACCCTGTCCTTCTTCCTTGCTGGCAGGGCCCACTCCCTCCAGAGAGGCTGGGTCTATATGGAGTGGGTGTGTGTGAGAAGGAGAACATTCCTGAATATTTTCTGCCCTAATAAAAAGAGACATTGGAGAAAAATCTCCCCTCCTGCTTTTGGATGTGTCTCGGGGAGAATGCACTGTGTGGCACTAAAGCAGCCTTTGTGACACCCTGTGGCAATAAGCCTGAGGACATCAGCCAATGTAGAAAGGAAATGGGAAGTTCTTAGTCCTTCATGGCACTGAGGTGCCACTAAATTAACACATCTTGGAACTGGAACTAGTTATGAGAATTTTGTTTaagcatctttcttttctttctttctttctttctttctttctttctttctttctttctttctttctttctttctttctttcttttcttttcttttttttttttttttttacggaatcttgctctgccacccaggctggagtgcagtggtgcaatctcagctcactgcaagttccacctcccaggttcacaccattctcctgcctcagcctcctgagtagctgggactacaggcccccgccaccacacccggctaatttttttgtatttttagtggagatggggtttcaccatgttagccaggatggtctcgatctcctgatctcatgatctgcctgccttggcctcccgaagtgctgggattacaagcgtgagccaccgtgcctggccctgtttaAGCCACTTTCAACTGGGTTGTGTGGCTACCTGCAGCTGGAAGCATCTTGATGTCTACATCTTTTTATCTCTATACCTGTACCTATACCTCTAACTATCTATACCTATGTATCCACCCAacgggttcaccttgcctgctgcctagacagagctgatttatcgaGACAGGGGAATtacaatggagaaagagtaattcatgcataACTGGCTGtgcgggagactggagttttattgttACCCAAATCAGTCTCCCAGgcattcagggatcagagtttttaaagataatctgGTGAgtaggggcttgggaagtggggagcacaGATTGATCAGGTTGAAGATGGAATCATAGGGGGTcgaagtgagtttttcttgctgtcttctgttcctgggtgggatcgcagaactggttgagccagattaccaGTCTGGGTGGTAttagctgatccatcaagtgcagggtctgcaaaatatctcaagcactgatcccaggttttacaatagtgatgttattccCAGGAACAATTTGGGGAGGCTCAGAGTCTTGGAGCAagaggctgcatgacccctaatctgtaatttctttttcttgttgtttcttttgagatggagtcttgcctctgtcacccaggctggagtgcagtggtatgatctcagctcattgcaacctcctcctcccgggttcaagtgattctcctgcctcagcctccagagcagctgggattacaggcgtgtgccaccatgcccagctaatgtttgtatttttagtagagatggagtttcattatgttggccaggctggtctcgaactcctggcctcaagtgatctgcccacctctgcctcccaaagtgctgggattattggtgtgagccactgcgcctggcccctaaactgtaatttctaatcttgtagctaatttgttagtcctgtaAAGGCAGACTGGCCCCCAAGCAAGAAGGAGGtctttttgggaaagggctattatcaattttgtttcagagtcaaaccatgaactgaattccttcccaaagttagttcagcctatgcccaggaatgaacaagcaCAGCTTataggttagaagcaagatggagttggttaggtctgatttctttcactctcATGATTTCCTTAGTTATAATTTTTGTAAAGGCAGTTTCACCTATACTGATATTTATacttatctatatctatctatttcTAACTGTATCTATGTCTATGCctgtttatatctatatctatgtatatacctGTACTTATCTATATGTctaatctatatatctatatctgtatctgaggatggagatggagggggtggaggaggggaacAAACTCCAATTCTGCTAACATTCCTTGTGGAATTAGCAACTTTGGTGTAGGCAGGTAGCCACAGCCTTTGGGTTATTTGGGAGGGATTCAGAGATTGATCTTTTGGCTTCTTTAGTTGAGGCCGTTGAGCTTGGTGGAGGGGGATGGTAGGGACTTCTCGGCTGGTTGACATGAGTGATACCACCCTCATTCCTCCCATTTTCATTCCCACTTCATGAAACAGTGTTGCTCTTGCTCATGCATTTCCAAGGCttcttgtgcctgttttcccacgtgatcttcatatgaaatcttcaACGCAAATATTATTTGTCCTGTATTTCTGATGAGAGAACTAGGACATACACTTAAATTACTTGGCCAATCTCACACAGCTAATTAAGGGAGCTACAGGTGTGTGACCCTGCTCTAGTTTAATTTCTGCTGGACCACATTGCTGACACTAAACTTTGGCAAACTGatttgtaacagaaaaaaaacaaaaaacatattaaGCGCCTAGCAGGTAAACAGAGCTGTGGGTTCACCCTCTTTGTTCCAAAACGGGCAAAGGGCTCTAGGAAAGACCACCCTGGTCTCCTTGGGTCCACATCATGGTTTCTACCCTTTGCGCTCAGCAGAGGCGGGAGGCTTCTGGCACAACTGCCATTTGGCTCATTTGTTTGCCAGAACAGAAACTTTCTCAAGCACACTCAAGTAAGGGGGGCTTGGGGGTGAGTTTGATGGTGCCCCAAGTGGAGTGATGTGGAGCTTCCCACAGATATCCACAGATATCTAACAGATGTATCTAAGATAGGAGCCAGATGGGGTCAAGCCTTCTGGGGGCCGTTCAGCAGGGAGGACAGCAGGTGGCTCTGGAGCCTGTCTGGCTGGCTCTAAAGACCCTGCAGTGGCATTGACCACCTTCATCCGAGGCCCCTCCAGGTGCCTTGGCAAGCTCTGGGCCTGCTCCATCCCATCCTGCCACCAGCTTCTTCCCTGACTCCCTCTTGCATTTTGCTATTCGTGCCCTGTCTGGCTTACTCCACATCACCAGGAGAAAGGCACATTCAACAGAGCAGTGTGCAAATAGCAATAGATGTAAAACAATACTGTCTCCGGCCATACCCAGTGGAGTGAGGCTGCTCTCATTGCCATGAGAGAGAAGGCAAGTGGCCCTAGCCCGCGTCCATACAGGGCCTGAGGGCCTGGGTCACCAGCTCGGCAGATGGCCCCTCCCAACCCTCCTCCAGTCAGTGTGGAGAGGGAGGGGATGGCAAGAGCGCAGGGTCACATGGCATACATCCTGGGATCCTGGGCTCAGCCCTTTATCAGGGGGCAGTTCCTGTAGGAGGGTGGCAGGTGGAAGGCACCATGAAACTCCCCACAATCCCCAGCCTGGGCCCTGATTCCCACTCTCTCCCTCAACAGTGGAACTTCCTGGGCAGCTGTGTCTTTGCTAGTCTCATGGATGAGCTTTGAGGAGGAAGCTTGGTTCTTGAGACTGTTGCCCCGGGTTACAGCTGAGTAGATGTGAACTGCGGCACATCTGGGGCCTTGCTTCCCTCTCCTGTATGTCTCCTGGGCCTAGcaagcacctggcacacaggagaTGCCAAGTAAGtgttcaggaattttttttttttttttttgagacggagtctcactctgtcaccccgactagagtgcagttgcgcgatgtcggctcactgcaacctccgcctcccgggttcaagtgattctcctgactcagtctcccaagtagctggggttgcaggcacccaccaccatgcggggctaagttttgtatttttagtagagatagggttttgcaatgttggccaggctggtctcgaactcctgacttcaagtgatctgcccaccttggcctcccaaagtgctgggattacaggtgggagccgccatgcccagccaagtgttTGGAAATTTTATGCCTGACCCCACTATGGttctacttttgtttgtttgaagggAGACAAATCAAAAGGGAGATTTAAGAGATGAATTTTCCTTGTAATTCACTCCCAAGTCCTTTCCAACTCTCAGCAGCTCCTGTTCAacatttcttcctggttcctgAAACCCTAAGTTCTTGACCTCGGCCTCAGATGATGCCAGTGCATGGATGAGTATAAAGATGGTGGaggggctggccatggtggctcacatctgcaatcccagcaccttgggaagctgaggcagatcacttgagcccaggaatttgagaccagcctgggcaacacagagagaccctgtctcacaaaaaatacaaacaaaagatGGTGAAGGGGACCCTCTTTCCTCCCAATCTTGGCCTGGTAAAGTCAAAGAAGGCGGCAGACAAACTGTGAACCCAAATGAACTTGAAACCTAATAGGGTTTGGCTACTGCATGGAATTAGACTATTTTTAGATGAACGATTTAAATATTGTCCCCACCTGTTTTGCATTCATATTTTACTACTTCCCTGAAATTTCCATTTATCAGTATTCTGTCTCATTtaattccaaactgctgttaaaGGTTGATGTGAACACGTGGTCTGCCCTCTGAGTTATTGTGGGACCAACTGCTGACCCATCGGCCAACTCTCTCGCTATTGATAGGTGTCAGAGTGCAGTTTTAGCTTGCTAATCAACTTCGCTAAACTTGCTGTTTTGTATAACTGTACTCTGTACTAAGCCCAGATGTTGAATTAAGGTGGGTATGTTGATGCAACATAAATgccttttgaataaataaataaatgaataagacaaTGGTGAAGTAGCTATAGTTCAGGCCCCTAGTGGTACTTTGCCCCTCTGCATTCCCTGCCCTCCTCTGGTGGCCTCTTCTCTCGGGCACCAGTGTCCTCATGGTGCCGCCGGATACCTTTAGCTCTCCCCGTTGGCACAGCATCCAGGCCTGACCTCCAGGATTCTATTTTCAAACAGGATTCTGAGAGAATGAAATGTTTATCctaaaaggaaggaggaagaaatgctGTAATGCCAGACATTGGCAAACTGGTCAGAGGACAATTTTTTCTTGGCAGGGGgttgggtgtgcatgtgtgtatgtgcttgCATGTGCAAAGAAAGCTTTCTGGGATTCCAGCTCTGTGAGGCTGGCCCTGGAGGTCTGAAACCCAAATCCTAGCTAGGGGAAGCAGTGACACTTCTCATCCAAACCTTTATCCGAATGCGCTAAGCAAAGGGAAAAATacatttccagatgaggaaatctGAGACCTGGAGAGCTGTCCCTCATGGAGCCTGAGTAGAAGAACCAAAAGATGCCAAGTCACTGGATTCCAATTTAGATGACAGAACATGCCTGTAAAGCTTAAAAACATATGTTCTAGAACTTACGTGCCCACACGAGGACTGTCCTATAGTGGAGAAAGATCACTTGTTTCAGTgattctataaaaaaattttttttaacaaaaaaacaaccacctACAATTGAGAATTGGCTTCAAGTCAATTTGGAAGACACAGGAGAAAAGTATTCTCTTAcattttcactaaaaaaaaaaggaggggggattCCTCAGCTTCGTGATGGACCTTAGTCACTACTTTTTGCagcaaataactttttaaaaatagctttctcAAGGTAGAATTGACCTACAATGAACTGCACATAtgtaagtgtacagtttgatgagttttgacacatgtattcattcatgcaaccatcaccacaatcaagataagaAACATGTCCAACACCTTTCAAAGCTTTCTTGTGACCCTTCTGTATTCCATCCCTCCTGCTCCATGACCCCACCTCCCTGTCCCAGGCAACCACATATCTGCTTGCAGCAAATGACATTGCATCTCTTCTGAAAATCAAAATTTTCCTAAAAGGATGAGAATTTTCTAGCTCTTGGGATACGGTTACGAAGGGAAGTCCCCTTCAGAAGCCCTGAGTAATTCTTAGAAGTGACGTCACTATAGGAGGAAATGTCTAGCTTCCAAGGAGGGGATATTGAGATATGTAAatcctggtattttttttttgaagaattaatGACATTTCATATCTTATCTTGTATTTTGTGATATTCTGTAGTTGGAATCTACTAACCCAAATTCATTGGCCAGTTCTACAACTACTGTGTTAAAGCCAACATCTGTCTTCTATGAGAGAACAACTCCCTTTTCCACTACTCTTGTTTCTTGTGCCCAATATCTAACCCCCCTCGGCTGGTGTCAATCCTGTCTTCACAATAGCCATCAGTTTCAACCCACTCTTTCCTGTCTTCTGTCAGTCACTCTGGGCGGGCCCAGGGAATTTCTCAGCTGGATTACCATGGATCTGTCAGCCTCTTCACTGATTCACCTGTTTCCACGCTCTCCCTCTTTTCATCCCTTGTGTATCAAGGAAATCTTTATAAAAGGTGAGTCTGATCAGTTTATTTTTCTGctgtaaattaaaatttatgattTTATGTGTGCTCCTGTCTTCCTCTCTAGAGCCTCCCCATGACAGTACCACACCCCAGCCcacttctttcatttcaactAGGAAGGATTTTAATAGTGCTACAGAGAGCATTTTAATAATGTACAGAGAGTACAGTGACACCCACATTTCTGCCCAATTCTAtcatcatttctttctctttttttttgagacagtgtcttactctgtcgcccaggctggagtgcagtctcattgcaacctctacctcctgggttcaaacaattctcgtgcctcagcctcccaggtagctgggattacaggcatatgccacctcgtctggctaattttcatacttgtagtagagacagggttttaccatatcggccaggctggtcttgaactcctggcctcaagtgatctgcccgccttggcctcccaaaatgctgggattatgggcatgagcaaCTATGCCCAACCTTCTACTTCTACTTTTTGCTTGCTTCTATCCTCATTTCTTGACACTCACCTCCCAACCAGACCAAACAGCTAGAGGATCCCTGAATGCACCGTCCTCTCTACCTCTGTGCCTTTATGCCTgctatttcctctgcctgaaattaTCCTTCTTCCTATTCCGGAAGACTTGCATGTTGTACCTCCCTTCTTTGCAACATTCTTATTGCAATCATAGCCTGACCAGCGTGGACGGTCATTTTTTGATTTGTCACTAATATCAGGTGGGCAGGGATCATCTGTATCTTTCAGCACAGAATCCTTAGCACATGTGCTTGCTCATGGAACGAAACAGTGCAATGTCTTCTCCCTAAATCAGTGTCTAATAACGTctaggggccaggcgcggtggctcatgcctgtaatcccaacactttgggaggccgaggcaggtggatcacctaaggtcaggagttcgagaccagcttggccaacatggtgaagccccatttctactaaaaatacaaaaaattagccgggcattgtggcaggtgcctgtaatcccagctactcgggaggttgaggcaggagaattgcttgaacccaggaggcagaggttgtagtgagctgatatcgtgcgattgcactccagcctgggcaactagagtgaaactccatctcaaaattaaaacaaacaaacaaacaacaaacgaAAAAAACTAACCTCTAGGACAGTGTCATTGGCAAGGTGGAGTTGGTGAGTCAGAAATCACTGGTACTTGGTGGAAGTTATTTGTAGCCTGACACAATGCTGTTTTCCCCCAGCCAGGAGCTCTCTTCTCCCAGACTGTGAGGTGCCTCATGCCCTTACTTTCTTCAGACGTCTGTTTCTTGATTCGCAAGCCTTCTTTGACTACTCCATATGAAATAGTAACCACCCATCCTCAGCAATCCCTATTTTCCTCTAGCCTGCCTTTCCCCACTCCTTCGACTTTATTGCCATCTGACCTaccatgtgcttatttgcttatttgtttactgTCTGCTTATTTGTTACTATTAGAGTATAAGCTCCCTAAGGGCagggatttttctgttttgttctctgctGCATCCTTAGTGCCTGATACATTATGTGTATGTGTTCAACGAACAAATGTGCCCAGAGAACAGTGCATGCCACCAAAGGACAAGACTATGCATTTTGGTTTCCCAGGGTTTATTCTCCATATGATAAAACTCATTAAATAGTGGCTTATAGGCAGAAACCGGTCACAGGAATGGTTTAGGGAGTTCCAAGAATGAAAATAGCTTCTCTCAGCCTCAagcaatataaaaaatatattttaaaaaaaggttatcACCCTGTGTCTCGAAAAACCAATAATGTATGTGAAGAAAAAAGATCAgagcaaacaaagaaaaagaaaaggagaggggctgggtgtggtggctcacacctgtaatcccagcgctttgggaggccaaggtggttagatcatgaggtcaggagatggagaccatcctggctaacacggtgaaaccccatctctactaaaaatacaaaaaaaaaaaaaaaattagctgggtgtggtggcaggcacctgtagtcctagctactcgggaggctaaggcaggagaatggtgtgaacctgggagcttgcagtgagctgagatcgctccactgcactccagcctaggcgacagtgtgagactctgtctcaaagaaaaaaaaaaaaagaagaggagagacggagagagagacagagagaaagatgctCAACCACAGCACACCAACCTTTTGATGCTACCAGTAGATCTTTGGTGTTTGTTCTAAATTCTGTAAAACCAACTTTACTGAGCTATTAGAAAAAGCAAATGGCAATAGACAAGCTAAATGCTGTGCTTTCATATTAAGAAGCAAGCCCAAGGGCTATTATGTGTGATTTCACTAAGATTCAACCCAGTCTCACAAGAGAGTTGGGCAGGTGATTTATGGGCTGAGGTCTTGGCTTGAACCCTCAATTAGCCTTAGGGCCTAGGGCAAGCCACTTTCcccttctgagcctcagcttctgcCAGCAAGATAGTGAGGGAGTTGGTGAAAACCAATTTCCAAGGTCTCTTCCACCCATAATGTTCTATGACTCTGTATCTTGACAAGGGTTTTCAATTTGTCCTCATTAATGAAGAGATTCAATTAACCAGGATGTTAAATTCCCTGAGTGTTCTGGTTAATTGGATCTTTACTAAAATAGCTTCTAAATCTTGtttactacattaaaaaaataaaagcatttttgcattaatttctaCCTGCAGGGAATATAAAAGCATTGAACTGTAACAGCTGGGAGTTTCTCCAGAAGTTATTCCTTAAAGCAgagttttcaaaacattttgacAGTGATcgccgttaaaaaaaa
The genomic region above belongs to Gorilla gorilla gorilla isolate KB3781 chromosome 12, NHGRI_mGorGor1-v2.1_pri, whole genome shotgun sequence and contains:
- the LOC101133218 gene encoding large ribosomal subunit protein uL10-like → MPREDRATWKSNYFLKIIQLLDDYPKCFIVGADNVGSKQMQQIRMSLRGKAVVLMGKNTMMRKAVRGHLENNPALEKLLPHIRGNVGFVFTKEDFSEIRDMLLANKVPAAARAGAIAPCEVTVPAQNTGLGPEKTSLFQALGITTKISRGTIEILSDVQLIKTGDKVGASEATLLNTLNISPFSFGLVIQQVFDNGSIYNPEVLDITEETLHSRFLEGVRNVASVCLQIGYPTVASVPHSIINGYKRVLALSVETDYTFPLAEKVKAFLADPSAFVAAPPVAAATTAAPAAAAAPAKVEAKEESEESDEDMGFGLFD